The Urbifossiella limnaea genome has a window encoding:
- a CDS encoding SixA phosphatase family protein, producing the protein MDLYLIRHTDAGDRRQWEGDDAERPLTELGRGQARALGAAFQARGIAVGAILTSPLTRTVQTAGEFNEALVGSPGPTACDLLAPDELRKRKLTKLIAGLGATSVAVVGHEPDLSAYLGWLLGIDSDNVPLEKGGVAKVSFEDEPAKGEGVLGWMLTPAWYGA; encoded by the coding sequence ACACACCGACGCCGGCGACCGCCGGCAGTGGGAGGGCGACGACGCCGAGCGGCCGCTGACCGAACTGGGCCGCGGTCAGGCACGGGCGCTGGGGGCGGCGTTCCAGGCCCGTGGTATCGCCGTCGGAGCGATCCTGACCAGCCCGCTGACGCGGACCGTGCAGACCGCAGGCGAGTTCAACGAGGCGCTCGTCGGCAGCCCCGGCCCGACCGCGTGCGACCTGCTCGCGCCCGACGAGCTCCGCAAGCGGAAACTCACGAAGTTGATCGCCGGCCTCGGCGCGACTTCGGTGGCGGTGGTCGGCCACGAGCCCGACCTGTCCGCGTACCTGGGGTGGCTACTGGGGATCGACTCGGACAACGTGCCGCTGGAGAAGGGCGGGGTGGCGAAGGTCTCGTTCGAGGACGAACCTGCGAAGGGCGAGGGCGTCCTCGGTTGGATGCTCACCCCGGCGTGGTACGGTGCCTGA